A window from Dromaius novaehollandiae isolate bDroNov1 chromosome 1, bDroNov1.hap1, whole genome shotgun sequence encodes these proteins:
- the ATP6AP2 gene encoding renin receptor isoform X1 — translation MGRRGAAPWALEVVMLVASACLAGVWGDEFSVLRSPQSVVFRDGSWPIPGERIPDVAALSMGFSVEDDLSWPGLAVGDLFHRPRATVLVTVKGVDKLTLPVKGVSYPIENAVPFSLDSVANAIHTLFSEETPVVLQLAPSEERVYMVGKANSVFEDLSVTLRQLRNRLFQDNSILSSLPLNSLSRNNEVDLLFLSELQVLHDIASLLSRHKHLAKDHSPDLYSLELAGLEEIGKRYGEDSQQFKDASQILADSLQKFADEMYNLYSGNAVVEAVAVKTFNSPLMRKTRSILQSSESDTENPYNLAYPYNYNYAVVFNIILWMMIGLALAVIVISYNLWNMDPGYDSIIYRMTNQKIRMD, via the exons atggggcggcgcggcgcggctccctgGGCCCTGGAGGTGGTGATGTTGGTGGCATCGGCCTGCCTCGCCG gtgTGTGGGGTGATGAATTTAGTGTCTTACGATCACCTCAGTCAGTGGTTTTTCGAGATGGAAGTTGGCCAATCCCTGGCGAGCGGATCCCAGATGTAGCTGCATTATCCATGGGCTTTTCTGTTGAAGAT GACCTTTCCTGGCCTGGACTTGCAGTTGGTGATTTGTTTCACAGACCGCGAGCTACTGTGCTGGTGACAGTGAAAGGAGTAGACAAGCTGACGTTGCCTGTGAAAGGGGTTTCTTACCCTATTGAGAAT GCTGTTCCTTTCAGTCTTGACAGTGTTGCAAATGCTATTCATACTTTGTTCTCTGAGGAAACTCCTGTAGTCTTGCAGCTGGCCCCCAGTGAGGAA AGAGTGTACATGGTGGGCAAGGCAAACTCTGTATTTGAAGATCTTTCTGTCACACTGCGCCAACTGCGAAACCGCTTATTCCAGGACAACTCTATTCTCAGCTCCCTTCCTCTAAACTCCCTCAGCAGAAACAATGAG GTTgacttgctttttctgtctgaaCTACAAGTCCTACATGATATTGCAAGTCTG TTGTCTCGACACAAGCACTTGGCCAAAGATCACTCACCAGACCTGTATTCTCTGGAACTGGCTGGCTTGGAAGAGATTGGAAAACGGTATGGCGAAGATTCTCAGCAATTCAAGGATGCTTCTCAAATTCTTGCAGACTCTTTGCAAAAG tttgcAGATGAGATGTATAATCTCTATAGTGGGAATGCAGTAGTAGAAGCAGTGGCTGTAAAGACATTTAATTCTCCCCTCATGAGGAAGACTCGCTCCATTCTCCAGTCTTCAGAG AGTGACACAGAAAATCCATATAACCTTGCCTATCCATATAACTACAACTACGCTGTAGTCTTCAACATTATTCTGTGGATGATGATAGGTCTTGCCTTAGCTGTAATAGTAATCTCCTACAACCTCTGGAATATGGATCCTGGGTACGACAGTATTATTTATAGGATGACAAACCAGAAGATAAGAATGGATTAA
- the ATP6AP2 gene encoding renin receptor isoform X2: protein MGFSVEDDLSWPGLAVGDLFHRPRATVLVTVKGVDKLTLPVKGVSYPIENAVPFSLDSVANAIHTLFSEETPVVLQLAPSEERVYMVGKANSVFEDLSVTLRQLRNRLFQDNSILSSLPLNSLSRNNEVDLLFLSELQVLHDIASLLSRHKHLAKDHSPDLYSLELAGLEEIGKRYGEDSQQFKDASQILADSLQKFADEMYNLYSGNAVVEAVAVKTFNSPLMRKTRSILQSSESDTENPYNLAYPYNYNYAVVFNIILWMMIGLALAVIVISYNLWNMDPGYDSIIYRMTNQKIRMD from the exons ATGGGCTTTTCTGTTGAAGAT GACCTTTCCTGGCCTGGACTTGCAGTTGGTGATTTGTTTCACAGACCGCGAGCTACTGTGCTGGTGACAGTGAAAGGAGTAGACAAGCTGACGTTGCCTGTGAAAGGGGTTTCTTACCCTATTGAGAAT GCTGTTCCTTTCAGTCTTGACAGTGTTGCAAATGCTATTCATACTTTGTTCTCTGAGGAAACTCCTGTAGTCTTGCAGCTGGCCCCCAGTGAGGAA AGAGTGTACATGGTGGGCAAGGCAAACTCTGTATTTGAAGATCTTTCTGTCACACTGCGCCAACTGCGAAACCGCTTATTCCAGGACAACTCTATTCTCAGCTCCCTTCCTCTAAACTCCCTCAGCAGAAACAATGAG GTTgacttgctttttctgtctgaaCTACAAGTCCTACATGATATTGCAAGTCTG TTGTCTCGACACAAGCACTTGGCCAAAGATCACTCACCAGACCTGTATTCTCTGGAACTGGCTGGCTTGGAAGAGATTGGAAAACGGTATGGCGAAGATTCTCAGCAATTCAAGGATGCTTCTCAAATTCTTGCAGACTCTTTGCAAAAG tttgcAGATGAGATGTATAATCTCTATAGTGGGAATGCAGTAGTAGAAGCAGTGGCTGTAAAGACATTTAATTCTCCCCTCATGAGGAAGACTCGCTCCATTCTCCAGTCTTCAGAG AGTGACACAGAAAATCCATATAACCTTGCCTATCCATATAACTACAACTACGCTGTAGTCTTCAACATTATTCTGTGGATGATGATAGGTCTTGCCTTAGCTGTAATAGTAATCTCCTACAACCTCTGGAATATGGATCCTGGGTACGACAGTATTATTTATAGGATGACAAACCAGAAGATAAGAATGGATTAA